In Fundulus heteroclitus isolate FHET01 chromosome 18, MU-UCD_Fhet_4.1, whole genome shotgun sequence, a single genomic region encodes these proteins:
- the LOC118556581 gene encoding olfactory receptor 6B1-like — protein MALDRYCAICHPLRYTTIIKKCTIHILSVTAWIVGIGAPLALVIRAYPLPYCGSNVINHCFCDHIGITVLACTDRSPYSFTAFVGAMLTLLGPLAFIVFSYGSIFVEISKVADSKSCVKSLSTCSTQLIIISLYYVPRCFVYLASQVGITFSAGLRIVIIMLYSLVPPMINPLIYCLRAKDIRQCLIKQFYITTGRQKAQVSAVSN, from the coding sequence ATGGCTCTTGATCGGTACTGTGCTATCTGTCATCCTCTCCGATACACGACTATCATTAAAAAATGCACAATTCACATTCTCAGTGTGACTGCATGGATTGTTGGTATTGGAGCCCCATTAGCATTAGTGATTAGAGCATATCCTCTTCCTTATTGTGGATCAAATGTCATCAATCACTGTTTCTGTGATCATATTGGAATAACAGTTCTGGCCTGCACTGACAGAAGCCCTTATTCCTTTACTGCTTTTGTGGGAGCAATGCTTACACTGTTAGGACCTCTGGCATTCATAGTTTTTTCATACGGCTCAATATTTGTAGAAATAAGTAAGGTAGCAGATTCAAAAAGTTGTGTGAAGTCTCTGTCAACATGTAGTACTCAATTGATAATAATCTCATTGTACTATGTGCCCCGATGTTTTGTGTACCTAGCTAGCCAGGTCGGCATCACATTTAGTGCTGGTTTGCGAATAGTAATTATAATGCTTTATAGCCTTGTCCCTCCAATGATAAACCCGCTCATATATTGCCTACGAGCTAAAGACATCAGGCAGTGTTTGATTAAACAATTCTACATAACAACTGGACGTCAAAAAGCTCAGGTTTCAGCAGTCAGTAACTGA
- the LOC105922806 gene encoding olfactory receptor 6B1 yields the protein MNQSRVTDFILTGFPGLHQEYYGLVSFVLFLVYFVTVVANVTVFFLFATNRSLHKPMYYIILNVSACDLLFSTTTLPKIISRYWFQSGRISFNGCFVQMYFVHYLGSVNSFIFLLMAFDRYCAICHPLRYTTIIKKCTIHILSVTAWIVGIGAPLALVIRAYPLPYCGSNVINQCFCDHIGITVLACTDRAPYSFPAFVSAMITLLGPLAFIVFSYGSIFIEISKVADSKSCVKSLSTCSTQLIIISLYYVPRCFVYFAIQVGITFSAGLRIVIIMLYSLVPPMINPLIYCLRAKDIRQKARKASQSIMHGNPGRKLI from the exons ATGAATCAAAGCAGAGTAACTGACTTCATACTAACTGGATTTCCTGGGCTTCATCAGGAATATTATGGTCTTGtgtcatttgttttattcttagtGTATTTCGTAACAGTGGTGGCaaatgttacagtttttttcttatttgcaaCTAACCGGAGTCTTCACAAACCCATGTACTACatcattttaaatgtgtccGCATGTGATCTTCTCTTTAGCACAACAACTTTACCTAAAATCATCAGCAGGTACTGGTTTCAATCGGGGAGAATTTCCTTTAATGGTTGTTTTGTCCAGATGTACTTTGTTCACTATTTGGGTTCAgtaaattcttttattttcttactgaTGGCTTTTGACAGGTACTGTGCTATCTGTCATCCTCTCCGATACACGACTATCATTAAAAAATGCACAATTCACATTCTCAGCGTGACTGCATGGATTGTTGGTATTGGAGCCCCATTAGCATTAGTGATTAGAGCATATCCTCTTCCTTATTGTGGATCAAATGTCATCAATCAATGTTTCTGTGATCATATTGGAATAACAGTTCTGGCCTGCACTGACAGGGCCCCTTATTCTTTTCCTGCTTTTGTGAGTGCAATGATTACACTGTTAGGACCTCTGGCATTCATAGTTTTTTCATATGGCTCAATATTTATAGAAATAAGTAAGGTAGCTGATTCAAAAAGTTGTGTGAAGTCTCTGTCAACATGTAGTACTCAATTGATAATAATCTCATTGTACTATGTGCCTCGATGCTTTGTGTATTTTGCTATCCAGGTTGGTATTACATTTAGTGCTGGTTTGCGAATAGTAATTATAATGCTTTATAGCCTTGTCCCTCCAATGATAAACCCGCTCATATATTGCCTACGAGCTAAAGACATTAGGCA AAAAGCCAGAAAAGCCAGTCAGAGTATAATGCATGGCAATCCTGGTAGAAAACTTATTTGA
- the LOC118566776 gene encoding olfactory receptor 52B2-like encodes MSQNQSRVTEFILVGFPGLHREYYGLVSFVLFLVYAITVIANATVFFLFVTNRSLHKPMYYIILNVSVCDFLFSTTTLPKIISRYWFQSGSISFIGCFVQMCFVHYLGSVNSFIFSLMAFDRYCAICHPLRYITVLKSSTVHILSVTAWSIAIIVPLILAIRAYPLPYCASNIINHCYYDHIGITLLACTDRTLYSFPAFTSAMIILLLPLSFIVFSYCAILIAVSKVADSKNCVKSLSTCSTQLIIISLYYVPRCFVYLTSHVGIQFSTDVRVVIIMLYSLGPPMVNPLIYCLRTKDIRECLVKQFCISTGHPKAQVSVVTN; translated from the coding sequence ATGTCACAGAATCAAAGCAGAGTGACAGAATTCATTCTTGTTGGTTTTCCTGGACTTCACCGAGAATATTATGGTCTTGTATCGTTTGTTTTATTCTTAGTGTATGCGATAACTGTGATAGCAAATgctacagtttttttcttatttgtaacTAACCGCAGTCTTCACAAACCCATGTATTACatcattttaaatgtgtctGTATGCGACTTTCTCTTTAGCACAACAACTTTACCTAAAATCATCAGCAGGTACTGGTTTCAATCAGGGAGCATTTCCTTCATTGGTTGTTTTGTCCAAATGTGCTTTGTTCACTATTTGGGCTCGgtaaattcttttattttctcgCTGATGGCTTTTGACAGGTACTGTGCTATCTGTCATCCTCTCCGGTATATAACTGTTCTTAAAAGCTCAACAGTCCACATTCTCAGTGTGACTGCATGGAGCATAGCTATTATAGTCCCTCTTATATTAGCCATCAGAGCATATCCTCTTCCCTATTGTGCATCAAATATAATCAATCATTGTTATTATGATCATATTGGAATAACACTTTTGGCGTGCACAGACAGAACCCTATATTCTTTTCCTGCATTTACAAGTGCAATGATCATACTGCTTTTACCCCTTTCATTTATAGTTTTCTCATATTGTGCTATACTTATAGCAGTAAGTAAGGTAGCAGATTCCAAAAATTGTGTAAAGTCTCTGTCAACTTGTAGTACTCAATTGATAATAATCTCACTTTATTATGTACCCCGCTGTTTTGTGTATTTAACTAGCCATGTTGGCATTCAATTTAGTACTGATGTGCGAGTAGTAATTATTATGCTTTATAGCCTTGGTCCCCCAATGGTAAACCCACTCATTTACTGCTTAAGAACCAAAGACATCAGAGAGTGTTTGGTGAAACAGTTCTGCATAAGTACTGGACACCCAAAAGCTCAAGTGTCAGTGGTTACCAACTGA